Proteins encoded together in one Penicillium digitatum chromosome 1, complete sequence window:
- a CDS encoding Nucleic acid-binding, OB-fold, protein MSYFRLFQSHSVSSLHFDPYKDSLDTVPNLNGPDPVERVGHPTRSWCQVWTALAWSSTPVLSDPSKRKRSCRSRYLHSLRRAIIGILIMLGIIQFISITCGIVLSFFPDEYDRAVQYWLASADSISTVDNTRWPTDLTRDIVPVGCHSHNDYWRRVPLYSALQAGCIGVEADVWLFDDELYVGHSTSSLTERRTLQSMYIDPLVTILERQNPTNKFSQGGTSPAHGVFDTDPAQSLILLIDFKTEGPATWRAVMKQLAPLRDRGYLTHFNGDDLIQGPVTIVGTGNTPFNVVTANTTYRDIFFDAPLDKLVDADQPDTHPQLDAALIPGTDLGQGQSGMPAIIAASTFNTSNSFYASVSFKKAIGRPWPFHFTQRQMDRIRSQVRVAHQHGLKVRYWALPSWPRSLRNHIWRVLAQEGVDILNVDDLVDATKGDWNTKVLDWWP, encoded by the exons ATGTCCTATTTCCGCCTTTTTCAGAGCCATTCAGTCTCTAGTTTGCACTTCGATCCATACAAAGACTCATTGGATACAGTCCCGAACCTCAATGGGCCTGACCCTGTTGAGCGAGTGGGGCATCCGACCCGCTCATGGTGTCAAGTCTGGACGGCCTTGGCTTGGTCTTCTACACCCGTGCTATCGGACCCATCCAAGCGCAAGCGATCTTGTCGATCGCGATACTTGCATAGTCTACGGCGTGCAATTATTGGAATCTTGATCATGCT AGGCATCATCCAATTCATCTCCATTACCTGTGGTATCGTCCTTTCGTTCTTCCCGGATGAATACGACCGCGCAGTTCAGTATTGGCTAGCTAGCGCCGACAGCATCAGCACCGTAGATAACACGCGCTGGCCGACCGACCTCACGCGCGACATCGTTCCTGTTGGCTGCCACTCTCATAACGACTACTGGCGCCGAGTACCACTGTACTCTGCACTGCAAGCGGGATGCATAGGTGTCGAAGCCGATGTCTGGCTCTTCGACGACGAGCTCTACGTCGGTCACAGTACTTCATCTCTGACAGAACGCAGAACCCTACAATCGATGTACATTGACCCGCTAGTAACCATCCTCGAGCGCCAGAATCCAACCAACAAATTCAGCCAAGGAGGCACCAGCCCTGCGCACGGTGTCTTCGACACAGACCCGGCCCAGTCGCTCATCCTTCTAATCGACTTTAAAACCGAAGGCCCGGCAACCTGGCGCGCCGTCATGAAGCAGCTCGCTCCGCTCCGTGACCGCGGCTATCTAACTCACTTCAACGGCGATGACCTCATCCAAGGTCCCGTCACCATCGTCGGAACAGGAAATACACCCTTCAATGTTGTCACCGCAAATACCACTTACCGCGATATCTTCTTCGACGCCCCGCTCGATAAACTCGTCGACGCTGACCAACCAGATACCCACCCCCAGCTAGACGCAGCCCTCATCCCGGGCACAGACCTAGGCCAAGGCCAATCTGGTATGCCGGCTATCATCGCTGCATCTACCTTCAACACTTCGAACAGCTTCTATGCGTCTGTGTCTTTCAAAAAAGCCATCGGCCGTCCCTGGCCTTTCCATTTCACCCAGCGCCAGATGGACCGCATCCGCAGCCAGGTGCGCGTTGCGCACCAGCACGGGTTGAAAGTGCGCTACTGGGCGCTGCCAAGCTGGCCTCGCAGTCTGCGGAATCATATCTGGCGCGTGCTTGCGCAGGAGGGTGTGGATATTCTAAATGTCGATGATCTGGTTGATGCTACTAAGGGGGATTGGAATACCAAGGTTTTAGATTGGTGGCCATGA
- a CDS encoding RRNA biogenesis protein RRP5, putative, with protein MAPIKRKGNAPEENTARQPQKRAKVGAEEVKKDHKKSNDTTTSIAGKVSELSVLRDDEPSFPRGGASVLTPLERKQIQIQANRDVLFEQKESGNKKSSQKTPSNEFAEESDNDVEMEDEETTTTTKKSRKKKSKSKKSADKEANDKQDVRIEGLSFKRIVPGAMILGQVSSINAHDIGLSLPNNLTGYVPLTSVSKGLEDRLEKMLNDEGEDDDAEDSSDDESFDLKDHFYLGQYLRAFVVSTGSNPDDPKAKSKKRIELSVDPRQTNTGFSKSDLVVNSAVQASVVSVEDHGVVMDLGIEGSELKGFMSSKETDPNVDYSSIKEGSVFLCMVTGQNASGNVIKLSSNFQTSASIKKSNYLSSAPTINTFLPGTAAEILLTEVTSNGMIGKIMGMLDATVDLVQSSINGKIDLEKKYKIGAKIKGRIISTFPAAEPLKVSFSMLDHILKLSSDARGPGSSDDAPAISAIIPEVKVVKVDHGLGVYARIGETKHMGFVHMSRLSDGKVETIDESSGAFQLDAVHEARVIGYNSIDNLYILSFEKSVIEQPFLRVEDVNVGAIVKGKVEKLLIGADGMNGLIVNLADGITGLVPSMHFADTMLQFPEKKFREGQKLSLRILSVNLEKRQIRLTLKKSLLNSESTIWKDYKDITPSAQSPGTIVNLQSHGAVVQFYGEVRGFLPVSEMSEAYIQDPAQHFRLGQVVNVHALSVDASLGRLAVSCKDPSTFTEKYREAFENLHPGHLVTGVVFEKSNDDVLLKLDESGLVARLDAAHLIDGPPSKQNSMLSKLRVGQKLNDLLVLNIQRAHRLIKVSSRASLKKAAKQKNIPGQFEEVQEGSLVTGFIRNITPDGVFVEFLGGLTGLLPKRLIEDANLEQPHYGLSKAQTIVVNVQSVDQDLKRFILSMKPVQATQAAPKKVAKQTDETVVNPIDDSIESMSDFTFGRIVECKVVSIKATQINVQLADNVQGRIDVSEIFDDWKDIKDRKQPLRFFKAKQTLSARILLGVHDARNHKFLPISHRTGKYPVFELSLKPSYVKATNPAPLNMEQVQVGSSWVGFVNNVADDCLWVNLSPNVRGRLRFMDASDDLSLLTEIEKNFPIGSALKVQVTAVNTEKGHLNLSAKQGYDKLTFGDISVGMVLPGRITKVTERQLIMQLGESLVGAVNLTDIADDYSKANPTVHNKNEVLRACVIAVDKSNKKIALSLRPSKVMSSSLPVQDREISSLKDVKLNDIIRGFVRRVTDSGLFVAVSNDITAYVRVSDLSDSYLKEWKDSFQPDQLVKGKVTFVDAEQGKLQLSLKESVLDPNFKAPIALKDLKVGQIVTGKVRKVEEFGAFIVIDGSSNISGLCHRSEMAEKRVEDARKLYDEGDAVKAKVIKIDLESKKISFSLKASHFQDEEEMDSEDEDSMSIDGLGGVELGEDDSEDKDDDDESMGGVDVEDSSEDDESVDGDEDVPMQKPSKNGGLGSSGFDWSGTAQIDAAARSDSDDEGSNKKKKKSRKAEIQVDRTGDLDANGPQSVADFERLLLGEPDSSLLWLQYMAFQLELGETEKARAIAERALRTITMGQDAEKLNIWVALLNMENTYGDDDSLEEVFKRACQYNDPQEIYERMISIYIQSGKNQKASDLFYDALKKKVSSQSPKFFYNYASFLFDTMASPDRARALLPRALQSLPAHTHVETTSKFAQLEFRSANGDVERGRTIFEGLLSSFPKRIDLWNVLLDLEIKVGDAEQVRRLFERVLGLQGGKKGPVSVDASKKLKPKQARFLFKKWLSFEEGLATDGDEKMVEEVKARAVTYVKSLQE; from the exons ATGGCGCCGATCAAGCGCAAGGGGAATGCTCCCGAAGAAAACACTGCTCGCCAGCCCCAAAAACGTGCTAAAGTGGGAGCGGAGGAGGTCAAGAAAGACCATAAGAAGTCAAACGATACCACTACATCCATTGCTGGGAAAGTTTCGGAACTTTCTGTGCTGCGCGATGACGAGCCCTCATTCCCTCGTGGTGGGGCAAGTGTCCTGACACCATTGGAGCGCAAGCAAATTCAGATCCAGGCCAACAGAGATGTTTTGTTCGAACAGAAAGAATCTGGAAACAAGAAATCTTCACAGAAGACACCTTCCAACGAATTCGCCGAGGAGAGCGACAACGATGTTGAAATGGAGGACGAAGAAACCACCACGACTACCAAGAAGTCgcgcaagaagaagtcaaagAGCAAGAAGTCCGCAGACAAGGAAGCTAATGACAAGCAAGATGTTCGCATCGAGGGTCTTAGCTTCAAG CGCATTGTACCTGGAGCTATGATTCTGGGTCAGGTCTCGAGTATCAACGCCCACGATATCGGCCTTTCGCTGCCCAACAACCTAACCGGCTACGTCCCTCTCACATCCGTTTCGAAGGGCCTCGAAGACAGACTTGAAAAAATGTTGAACGATGAAGGCGAAGACGACGATGCCGAGGACAGCTCCGACGACGAGTCATTTGACTTGAAAGACCACTTCTATCTGGGTCAATATCTACGGGCATTCGTCGTGTCTACTGGCAGCAATCCCGATGATCCCAAGGCAAAGAGCAAGAAGCGAATTGAGCTTTCGGTCGACCCTAGACAAACAAACACAGGCTTCTCGAAGTCCGATCTTGTTGTGAACTCGGCTGTCCAAGCGTCCGTTGTCAGTGTGGAAGATCACGGTGTGGTCATGGATCTTGGCATCGAAGGCTCAGAGCTGAAGGGCTTTATGTCCTCCAAGGAGACCGACCCCAATGTGGATTATTCTAGCATCAAGGAAGGCTCTGTTTTTCTTTGCATGGTCACTGGTCAGAACGCCAGCGGCAATGTCATCAAGCTGTCCTCCAACTTCCAAACATCCGCCTCGATCAAGAAGTCTAACTACCTCAGCTCGGCGCCTACCATCAACACGTTCCTCCCCGGTACCGCCGCAGAAATTCTCCTCACGGAAGTCACATCGAACGGAATGATCGGAAAAATTATGGGAATGCTCGACGCAACCGTCGATCTGGTCCAGTCTAGCATTAACGGCAAGATTGATCTGGAGAAGAAATACAAGATTGGCGCCAAAATTAAGGGCCGTATTATTTCGACTTTCCCGGCTGCTGAGCCGCTCAAGGTCAGCTTTTCTATGCTCGATCACATCCTCAAGCTCTCTTCCGATGCTCGCGGTCCTGGTTCTTCTGATGATGCGCCTGCCATTTCCGCAATCATCCCCGAGGTCAAGGTCGTGAAGGTTGATCACGGCCTGGGTGTGTATGCTCGTATTGGAGAAACCAAACATATGGGCTTCGTTCACATGTCGAGACTCTCTGATGGAAAGGTCGAAACAATTGATGAAAGTTCTGGAGCTTTCCAGCTGGATGCTGTTCACGAGGCAAGAGTTATCGGGTACAACTCGATTGACAACCTCTACATTCTCTCATTCGAGAAAAGCGTTATCGAGCAGCCTTTCCTTCGCGTCGAGGATGTCAATGTGGGTGCTATTGTCAAAGGAAAGGTCGAGAAGCTTCTTATTGGTGCCGATGGTATGAATGGATTGATTGTAAACCTGGCCGATGGAATCACTGGTCTTGTTCCCTCCATGCACTTTGCGGATACCATGCTCCAGTTCCCAGAGAAGAAGTTCCGCGAGGGTCAGAAGCTTTCGCTGAGAATCCTCTCTGTTAACCTCGAAAAACGCCAAATTCGCTTGACCCTGAAGAAAAGCTTGCTCAACAGCGAGTCTACTATTTGGAAGGACTACAAAGATATCACCCCTTCAGCTCAGTCTCCTGGTACCATTGTCAACCTTCAGAGTCATGGTGCTGTTGTGCAGTTCTACGGTGAGGTCCGTGGCTTCCTTCCTGTCTCTGAGATGAGTGAAGCCTACATCCAGGATCCAGCCCAGCACTTCAGACTTGGCCAGGTCGTTAATGTTCACGCTTTGAGCGTGGATGCATCCCTTGGAAGACTTGCTGTCTCTTGTAAGGACCCCTCGACATTTACCGAGAAGTATCGCGAAGCCTTTGAAAACCTTCATCCTGGCCACCTTGTTACCGGTGTCGTTTTCGAGAAGTCCAATGATGATGTACTTCTCAAACTTGACGAGTCCGGCCTCGTCGCTCGTCTCGATGCTGCGCACCTCATCGACGGCCCTCCATCTAAGCAGAATTCGATGCTCTCTAAGCTCCGCGTGGGCCAGAAGCTGAACGACCTCTTGGTCCTCAACATCCAGCGCGCCCACCGTCTCATCAAGGTTTCCAGCAGGGCCAGCTTGAAGAAAGCTGCCAAGCAGAAGAACATTCCGGGGCAGTTCGAGGAAGTCCAAGAGGGTTCTCTTGTCACAGGATTTATCCGCAACATCACACCCGACGGTGTCTTTGTTGAGTTCCTCGGCGGCCTCACTGGCTTGCTCCCCAAGCGTCTTATCGAAGACGCTAACCTTGAGCAGCCTCACTACGGGTTGTCAAAGGCGCAAACGATTGTTGTCAATGTGCAGTCTGTAGATCAGGATCTCAAGCGCTTCATTCTGAGCATGAAACCCGTTCAGGCTACCCAGGCCGCTCCCAAAAAAGTGGCCAAGCAGACTGACGAGACTGTCGTCAACCCCATCGATGACAGCATCGAGAGCATGTCTGACTTCACATTCGGGAGAATCGTTGAGTGCAAGGTCGTCTCCATCAAGGCAACCCAGATCAATGTTCAGCTCGCAGACAACGTTCAGGGTCGCATTGATGTGTCCGAAATATTCGACGACTGGAAAGACATCAAAGATCGCAAGCAGCCCTTGCGATTCTTCAAGGCCAAGCAGACCCTCTCTGCCAGAATCCTTCTTGGTGTTCACGATGCCCGTAACCACAAGTTCCTCCCCATCAGTCACCGCACTGGAAAGTACCCTGTGTTCGAGCTCTCTCTTAAGCCAAGCTACGTCAAGGCTACCAACCCTGCTCCTCTCAATATGGAGCAGGTTCAAGTCGGATCCTCTTGGGTAGGCTTCGTCAACAATGTCGCTGATGACTGCCTCTGGGTCAACTTGTCTCCCAACGTGCGTGGCAGACTCCGCTTCATGGATGCATCAGACGACCTGTCCTTGTTGACTGAAATCGAGAAGAACTTCCCCATCGGCTCTGCTTTGAAGGTCCAGGTTACCGCTGTCAACACCGAGAAGGGCCACCTCAATCTCTCCGCCAAGCAGGGATATGACAAGCTTACATTTGGAGATATCTCCGTCGGCATGGTCTTGCCCGGTCGCATTACCAAGGTCACTGAGCGCCAACTCATTATGCAGCTCGGCGAGTCACTTGTCGGCGCGGTCAACCTGACCGACATCGCAGATGACTACTCCAAGGCCAACCCTACCGTACACAACAAGAACGAGGTTCTCCGAGCATGCGTTATTGCAGTTGACAAGTCCAACAAGAAGATTGCCTTGTCGCTGCGCCCCTCCAAGGTCATGAGCTCTTCTCTCCCCGTGCAGGACCGTGAGATCTCATCGCTCAAGGATGTCAAGCTCAACGACATCATTCGCGGCTTCGTCCGACGGGTCACCGATTCCGGTCTCTTTGTGGCAGTCAGCAACGATATCACCGCCTACGTCCGCGTGTCTGATCTTTCTGATTCGTACCTCAAGGAATGGAAGGACTCCTTCCAGCCGGATCAGCTCGTCAAGGGTAAGGTCACGTTTGTTGACGCCGAGCAAGGCAAGCTGCAGTTGAGCTTGAAGGAGTCCGTTCTAGACCCCAACTTCAAGGCTCCCATCGCCCTCAAGGACCTCAAGGTCGGTCAGATTGTAACCGGCAAGGTTCGCAAGGTTGAGGAGTTCGGTGCTTTCATTGTCATAGACGGATCTTCAAACATCAGCGGTCTCTGCCACCGCAGTGAGATGGCCGAGAAGCGTGTGGAAGATGCTCGCAAGCTATATGACGAAGGGGATGCTGTCAAGGCCAAGGTCATTAAGATCGACCTTGAGTCTAAAAAGATCTCGTTCTCACTGAAGGCTTCTCACTTCCAGGATGAAGAGGAAATGGAcagcgaggatgaggacagCATGAGCATTGACGGTCTTGGGGGTGTTGAACTTGGTGAGGACGACAGCGAAGAcaaagatgatgatgatgagtcCATGGGGGGTGTTGATGTGGAGGATAGCAGTGAGGACGACGAATCTGtggatggcgatgaagatgTCCCGATGCAGAAGCCTAGCAAGAACGGAGGTCTTGGTTCGAGCGGTTTCGACTGGAGCGGCACCGCCCAGATCGATGCCGCCGCGCGCTCTGATAGCGACGATGAGGGTTCCaataagaagaagaagaagagccgCAAGGCCGAGATCCAGGTGGATCGGACCGGCGACTTGGACGCCAATGGCCCTCAATCTGTTGCCGACTTCGAGCGACTCCTTCTTGGTGAGCCCGACTCCTCGCTGCTGTGGCTGCAGTACATGGCTTTCCAGCTGGAGCTGGGTGAGACCGAGAAGGCTCGCGCCATTGCTGAGCGTGCTTTGCGCACTATCACCATGGGCCAGGATGCCGAGAAGTTGAACATCTGGGTTGCGTTGCTGAACATGGAGAACACCTACGGTGACGACGACAGTCTGGAGGAGGTATTCAAGCGTGCCTGCCAGTACAACGACCCCCAGGAGATCTACGAGCGGATGATCAGTATCTACATCCAATCCGGCAAGAACCAG AAAGCAAGCGATCTCTTCTATGACGCTCTCAAGAAGAAGGTTTCCTCCCAGTCCCCCAAGTTCTTCTACAACTACGCCAGCTTCCTCTTCGACACCATGGCCTCCCCCGACCGCGCTCGGGCTCTGCTTCCGCGTGCCCTTCAGTCCCTCCCTGCTCACACCCACGTCGAGACAACCTCCAAGTTCGCCCAGCTTGAATTCCGCTCCGCTAATGGAGATGTCGAACGCGGTCGTACCATCTTCGAGGGTCTCCTGTCCTCGTTCCCCAAACGTATTGACTTGTGGAACGTACTTCTGGACCTAGAGATCAAGGTCGGAGATGCGGAACAAGTCCGCCGTCTCTTCGAGCGCGTTCTTGGCCTACAGGGTGGCAAGAAGGGTCCCGTTAGCGTGGACGCTAGCAAGAAGCTTAAGCCTAAGCAGGCCCGCTTCCTCTTTAAGAAATGGCTTTCCTTTGAGGAGGGTTTGGCTACCGATGGAGATGAGAAGATGGTTGAGGAGGTCAAGGCACGGGCTGTTACCTATGTCAAGTCTCTTCAGGAGTAA